A segment of the Trifolium pratense cultivar HEN17-A07 linkage group LG7, ARS_RC_1.1, whole genome shotgun sequence genome:
CCGCTCCAGGTGTACAGTTACACATCCAACAACACCATGTAAgttgcattttattttaattactacACACTTTCCATTGAAGGCGTGTCTGATGTCTACATgtagttacattcaatcactttcgttttttaaaatttattaccGGTGTTTATGTGTCAGGTGTCTGTGTTAGGtgcttaataataataataggcaTTGATCTCATTTATAATTAGTTAAGTTACTTCATTGCCATTTAACTACTTGGCATGTGCAGGTGGTGATGGATAATGGCATAGTCCAAGTTACATTATCAAATCCAGGTGGAATTGTCACCGGAATCCGATATAATGGCGTTGACAATTTGCTTGAAATTCTCAATAAGGAGACTAATAGAGGGTATGAATTGTGGTTCTATGTCCTAGAGATGGTGAATTGGTCGACAAATTTGCTTTCACATGTGGAGAACCGTGTATTCTACATCTTatatttaagaaagaaaaaatatctatattttctTATTGATTGTGCAGAAATCAGAGGGAGGTATCCCTTTTTAAGATAGAATCTGAATTTTATCTTCCAATTGAATGTGTAGGTATTGGGATCTTGTTTGGAGTGCACCAGGAGTCAAAGGATATTTTGATGTGTATGCTGATACTACTTTCTTTTGTTACTGCCTTGATGAGTCGTTTGATATTATTTCTCCGTGTCAAAATTTTAAGAAAGATATTTTCAAATCCATCCACCAGTTAGAGTTTACAATTAAAGTGGGAGTGAGTGGTTTTTATCCCACACCTGAATACATATATAAACCAGCTGTCGGATCCGCTTTATTTTGCTTAACTGTTATATTGGCAATCTTATCAGTTCAATTTTGATTGAGGATTTGAAGCAAATCTGAACTCAAGATATTATGATTCAGGATTAATGGAACATGTTTTGAAGTTATAGTTCAAAATGAGGAACAGGTGGAGCTTTCATTCAAGAGAATGTGGGATCATTCTCTTGAGGGAAAGTTTGTCCCCTTAAACATTGACAAAAGGTAATTGGTCATATTTTGTGTATAATGCCTTTTGAAATGATATAACTGTTggattaatattttatttgtgaaTGGTCCATTTCAGATTCATTCTGCTCCGTGGTTCATCAGGCTTCTACTCTTATGGAATTTATGAGCACTTACACGGATGGCCAGATTTTGATATGAGTGAACGAGGATCACTTTCAAGCTTAGAAAAGACAAGTAATTggcttctttttcttttcttttttatattgtatgtgtgtgtgtttgtcAAAGAGAGAGAGGCATCAAATGTGAGGGATTTATCAAGTGAGATTATACAGAGGGAGCATAACAAGTGAGACCGTGAAAGATGCAAAGAGCTAATCTTGATTATACAATCATGCATGGTCGAAACTGAGCAtacttaaatttaattttaacatTCATTGTATGGCTGAATGGTCAAGATCCATTATTCCAATAAGAGCACGCTCTCAGTTGACGTGGAACCTACATGTGTCTGTTTTATTTGACAAGACTTCGCTACGATGAAAATGGCTAAACATTTTTCCAGCATTTACAAATGATTTTGCAATTCCATTTTCCAAATATAAGTATTTTACAAATTTAGGCACAAAAGTAacacattctttttttttttggatcttGGGAATTTTACAATCAAAACAAACAGTGGAGATGGCGACAATGATTTTTTACTTTTGGATACTCATCCAATTTAACAACCAAGTTTATAGGTTTCAGTACATGGCTATGGCAGACGATAGGCGAAGGATTATGCCTTTTCCGGAGGATCGATTACCAGGAAGATGCCAACCCTTGGCCTACCAAGAAGCGGTCCTACTAGTCAATCCTAAGAATCCACAATTGAAAGGAGAGGTACTGGTTGCAAAGCCAAATACATTGCCTTAGTAATCTATTTTAGGTCTTTTATGCATGCATGCTATTTATACATGATATACTTTCTAACTAATCAAttaactaacaaactaactaactaactaactaattaaCAAACTACTCCAATTTCCCTTTATTCTATATATCCTAACAGTACAAAGTATTCTATTATGTTCTTATTTGATTTCAATTGCAGGTGGATGACAAGTATCAATATTCATGTAAGAACATAGACAATCGAGTCCACGGGTGGATATCTTTCAACCCACCTGTAGGATTCTGGCAGATCACACCTAGTGATGAGTTTCGTTCTGGTGGACCCTTCAAGCAGAATTTGACCTCGCATGTAGGACCGACCACACTTGCCGTAAGTGAATAGACCATGGCGAAATTTCCTTTATGGCTGTGATACAAGTTGAGAAAATTTTACCTGATTATTATCTCTCATGACATCACGTGTTATTAAATTGCATCATCAGATGTTTCTTAGTGGTCACTATGCCGGACAAGATTTGGTACCCAAAATCAGAGGTGGTGAACCGTGGAAGAAGGTTTTTGGTCCTGTATATATTTATCTCAATTCTGGACCAACTGGTGATGACCCACTCTTTTTATGGGAGGATGCAAAAATAAAGGTATGCCTAATGGCCAGTTATCTCCTGTAATTTTCTTGTTTGGAGGTTGATAGTATAGtacagttttttatttatttatttatttatttatttatttattttattttagtacaGTTAGATGTAGCAGTAAGTTTTAAGATAAAGACTGATTTGAGTTGATATTCAGATGATGAATGAAGTTCAAAGTTGGCCATATTTATTCCCCGCTTCTGAGGATTTTTTAAAACCACATCAACGAGGCAACGTCAGTGGCAGATTACTTGTCTTAGACAGGTACGTAGGCTTGATTTTTCCTAGTTTGTTCTTGagatttttattttccattGCTGAATGTGTATCTAAGTATCTTATTTACTATACAAGCATAGTTTTCCTAATTATGTTGCAATTCAAGTTTAGTGCTAATGCTAActactggaaaaaaaaattggaatacaTAAATGTCATGAATTGAGTAAGTTATCAATTGCTGAGCTGCAACAAGATTATGGTTGTTCTTTTTTCTTgagtaaaatattttaattatttttaggtACATCAGCACTGATTTAATATCAGCAAATGGCGCTTATGTTGGTCTGGCTCCACCGGGAGATGCAGGGTCATGGCAAAGAGAATGCAAGGTgttcttgcttcacttgttgaAACCTAGTATTTTAATTCCATAAGCTGTACTTTTGTAGTTTGCGCTCAGCCGTCATTTTCCCTCTCCATTTGCGATGAGGACTTCATGACGGCCCTATTAAACTTCTCTTTGCTCTATAGTAAGTGCTAAGTTGACGCTAGCTATTCCTTACATTTACAATCTTTCTTTGACGATATGATCTGTTATTTGATTTAGGAATTGAAAACAGATAATAGTTTAAGCTTCAGATCAACAATTTAATAATCTCACTCTTTTAACAGATTAACTTGATTGTGCAAGATAATCATAAGAATGCTTTTGTGTATGCCCAAATAAATTCCTTTCCATAACATGATTTAATTCTACTCCTTTCACTTCTTCAAAAAATTCTACTCCTTTCAGGACTATCAATTCTGGACCAGAGCAGATGTGAATGGATTTTTTACGATTAGCAATGTACGTCCAGGTGACTACAACCTTTTTGCCTGGGTACCTGGTTTTGTTGGAGACTACAGATTTGGTGATTCTGTGAAGATAACCTCAGGTTCATTAACTTAGTCAAAGTTGAAGCCATTTGCCGTCttgcaaaaaaattatgtgCTTACTAAATACGTGATTCAGGTTCTTGCATTGAATTGGGGGAAATTGTATTTGAACCTCCAAGGGATGGCCCCACATTGTGGGAAATAGGTATTCCTGATAGATCCGGTGCAGAATTTTATGCTCCTGATCCCAATCCACAGTATATAAATAAGGTTCTTATCAACCATCCAGACAGGTTAGCTTTGATTGTCTTATTAGGGGCATATTTCTTCTGTTTTCCCATAATTTTGAATCTTATGCTACATATTATAACACGATAAAAATACTGAAATCATGATCCAACTGTGTTAAGAGTACCACATCGGATGAAAGATGGTTTGgagatatgtttataagtgggggtaatcctcaccttacaagctggttttgtaaggttgagttaggcccaacccaaAATTCTAAGAACTGTGcatttattttgtttgcatATGATGAAAATATTTCCTTGATATGTCTGTTCTGGTTTTAGATCTTCCATTTTTCTCTCAACTTGTAGGTTCAGGCAGTATGGATTGTGGGAAAGATATTCAGAGTTATATCCGGATGCAGATTTGGTTTACACAATTGGTGTTAGTGACTATAGGAAGGATTGGTTTTACGCTCAGGTTCCCAGGTCCGGTTCTTGGAATACTGATTATTTGTATAACATGGCTGAAGACTATAGTACCTACTTCATTTTAAATAGTTGCATTTCTTTTGAGTTAAACATTACATATTCCCTATTAATTTTCCAAGCTTGTGTATAAATGCAGAAAAAAAGTGGATAACACTCATGAAGGAACAACTTGGCAAATCAAGTTTGAACTCGGTGGTGTTATTCAAGGAACTGTATATAAACTGAGAGTTGCAATTGCATCTGCAACATTAGCTGAATTGCAGGTAAACTACCCTGCCTactctctctgtctctctctctctctctctctctctctctctctctctcacacacacacacacacacacagatacATGCCCTCATTGATGTTGGATGTAACATGATagtatttcatttttaaattttgtcctGACCTGTGTACATTGCCTGTAAAGATTCGAGTCAATGACCCCAATGCAAGGCGTCCTGTATTTACCACCGGATTAATAGGAAGGGAAAACACAGTTGCAAGACTAGGAATTCATGGACTCTATTGGCTGTACCATGTGAATATATCAAGTTCTCTTTTTATTGATGGCACAAATACTATATATTTTACACAGCCAAGATGCACCAGTCCTTTCCAGGGTTTCATGTATGACTATATTCGTTTGGAAGGCCCACCTTGTTCTTAAGAAGAAATTTAACCTAGCCTTGAAAATTAAATGATACAGAATAGCAGTgctttttgtgtgtgtttttttaatgaaacaGTGAATGTATTTATTTGTGAACATTGTATacatgttatttatttatattaatattgtaCTTTTTA
Coding sequences within it:
- the LOC123893613 gene encoding LOW QUALITY PROTEIN: rhamnogalacturonate lyase-like (The sequence of the model RefSeq protein was modified relative to this genomic sequence to represent the inferred CDS: inserted 1 base in 1 codon); the encoded protein is MISRFLAHRKKKKEERFTMSAPGVQLHIQQHHVVMDNGIVQVTLSNPGGIVTGIRYNGVDNLLEILNKETNRGYWDLVWSAPGVKGYFDVINGTCFEVIVQNEEQVELSFKRMWDHSLEGKFVPLNIDKRFILLRGSSGFYSYGIYEHLHGWPDFDMSEXRITFKLRKDKFQYMAMADDRRRIMPFPEDRLPGRCQPLAYQEAVLLVNPKNPQLKGEVDDKYQYSCKNIDNRVHGWISFNPPVGFWQITPSDEFRSGGPFKQNLTSHVGPTTLAMFLSGHYAGQDLVPKIRGGEPWKKVFGPVYIYLNSGPTGDDPLFLWEDAKIKMMNEVQSWPYLFPASEDFLKPHQRGNVSGRLLVLDRYISTDLISANGAYVGLAPPGDAGSWQRECKDYQFWTRADVNGFFTISNVRPGDYNLFAWVPGFVGDYRFGDSVKITSGSCIELGEIVFEPPRDGPTLWEIGIPDRSGAEFYAPDPNPQYINKVLINHPDRFRQYGLWERYSELYPDADLVYTIGVSDYRKDWFYAQVPRKKVDNTHEGTTWQIKFELGGVIQGTVYKLRVAIASATLAELQIRVNDPNARRPVFTTGLIGRENTVARLGIHGLYWLYHVNISSSLFIDGTNTIYFTQPRCTSPFQGFMYDYIRLEGPPCS